A genomic stretch from Sinorhizobium terangae includes:
- a CDS encoding DNA-3-methyladenine glycosylase family protein → MRIIRTHEDIEAGLAGLVMLDARLEHVVAKAGPVPLRRTDPGYRGLANIIVSQMVSKASAAAIWRRMEASLGEISPAAVLSLGDEDCRQFGLSRAKADTLRRVAAAAAAGEIDLDAICNAEATVAIHELTAIKGVGRWTAEVYLLFCAGHPDVFPSGDVALQNAIGHALEFDLRPTASEIDSLATSWSPWRSVAARLFWAYYAQEMRRDVLPVTP, encoded by the coding sequence ATGCGGATCATCCGGACGCACGAGGATATCGAGGCCGGGCTTGCCGGCCTGGTGATGCTCGACGCCCGCCTCGAGCACGTGGTCGCCAAGGCAGGGCCGGTGCCGCTCAGGAGAACCGATCCCGGATATCGCGGTCTCGCCAACATCATCGTTTCGCAAATGGTCTCGAAGGCGAGCGCCGCCGCGATCTGGCGGCGCATGGAAGCCTCCCTCGGCGAGATCAGTCCGGCGGCGGTCCTTTCGCTCGGCGACGAAGATTGCCGGCAATTCGGCCTCTCCCGCGCCAAGGCCGATACATTGCGGCGAGTCGCAGCAGCGGCGGCTGCCGGCGAGATCGATCTCGACGCCATCTGCAACGCTGAGGCCACGGTGGCGATCCACGAATTGACGGCAATCAAGGGGGTCGGTCGGTGGACGGCGGAGGTCTACCTGCTTTTCTGTGCCGGCCATCCGGACGTCTTTCCTTCCGGCGACGTGGCACTGCAGAACGCCATCGGCCACGCGCTCGAGTTCGATCTGCGCCCGACGGCAAGCGAGATTGATTCGCTCGCGACCTCCTGGTCACCCTGGCGCAGCGTCGCCGCGCGCCTGTTCTGGGCCTATTATGCACAGGAAATGCGGCGCGATGTGCTGCCGGTGACGCCTTGA
- the gluQRS gene encoding tRNA glutamyl-Q(34) synthetase GluQRS, translating into MPILPEQPVFRFAPSPNGLLHLGHALSAILNHDMAAAANGRFLLRIEDIDRARCRPELEQAIFDDLGWLGLSWEQPVRRQSEHLDLYDDMLQRLLAMGIVYPSVMTRGEIRAAVAAAEAEGSAWPRDPDGTPLYPGRERELSLGEQAALIAGDRPFAWRLDVEKAVDLVPGPLTWQETGAGPAGEKGQIAADPASWGDVILSRSDAPSSYHLSVVVDDALQGVTHVVRGRDLYHATSLHRLLQRLLDLPEPVYHHHRLILGPDGRKLAKSNKDTGIAAFRAAGRTPADIREMVL; encoded by the coding sequence ATGCCCATTTTGCCGGAACAACCCGTTTTTCGTTTCGCACCGAGCCCTAACGGCCTTCTGCACCTCGGTCACGCCCTGTCCGCCATCCTCAATCATGACATGGCGGCCGCCGCTAATGGACGCTTTCTGCTGCGGATCGAGGATATCGACCGCGCGCGTTGCCGCCCGGAGCTCGAACAGGCGATCTTCGACGATCTTGGCTGGCTGGGTCTTAGTTGGGAGCAGCCGGTTCGCCGCCAATCCGAACACCTCGACCTTTATGACGATATGCTTCAGCGCCTGCTGGCAATGGGTATCGTCTATCCATCCGTCATGACCCGCGGGGAGATCCGGGCGGCGGTGGCCGCGGCGGAAGCCGAGGGGTCGGCCTGGCCGCGCGATCCGGACGGAACGCCGCTTTATCCGGGCCGCGAGCGCGAACTATCGCTGGGCGAGCAAGCTGCTCTCATCGCCGGAGATCGGCCCTTTGCCTGGCGCCTGGACGTCGAAAAAGCGGTCGATCTCGTTCCCGGCCCATTGACGTGGCAGGAGACGGGAGCGGGGCCCGCCGGGGAAAAGGGCCAGATCGCGGCCGATCCCGCAAGCTGGGGCGATGTGATCCTTTCGCGTTCGGACGCGCCATCGAGCTACCACCTCTCGGTGGTTGTTGACGACGCGTTGCAGGGCGTCACCCATGTCGTGCGGGGGCGCGATCTCTATCATGCGACGTCGCTCCATCGTCTGCTCCAGCGGCTTCTCGACCTGCCGGAACCGGTCTACCACCATCACCGCCTGATCCTCGGGCCGGACGGCAGGAAGCTGGCGAAGAGCAACAAGGACACCGGAATCGCGGCTTTCCGCGCTGCCGGAAGGACGCCCGCGGATATTCGTGAAATGGTGCTATGA
- a CDS encoding HNH endonuclease yields MTIAVSPQALPALVLNADYRPLSYYPLSLWSWQDAIKAVFLDRVTILAEYEHSVSSPSFSMRLPSVVCLKSYVQPSRHPAFTRFNVFLRDKFECQYCGSPDDLTFDHVVPRAHGGQTTWENVVAACSPCNLRKGSKLPKQANMFPHQKPYQPTVQDLHNNGRLFPPNHLHESWMDYLYWDVELQP; encoded by the coding sequence TTGACGATTGCAGTCTCACCACAGGCCCTGCCGGCGCTCGTCTTGAACGCCGACTACCGGCCTCTGAGTTACTATCCCTTGTCGCTCTGGTCCTGGCAGGACGCGATCAAGGCCGTCTTCCTTGACCGCGTCACGATCCTCGCCGAATACGAACATTCAGTCTCGTCGCCAAGCTTTTCGATGCGGCTGCCGAGCGTCGTTTGTCTCAAGAGTTATGTGCAGCCGTCGCGCCATCCGGCCTTCACCCGGTTCAACGTCTTCCTGCGTGACAAGTTCGAGTGCCAGTATTGCGGATCGCCGGACGACCTGACCTTCGATCATGTGGTGCCGCGCGCCCATGGTGGCCAGACGACCTGGGAAAATGTCGTGGCGGCCTGTTCGCCGTGCAACCTGCGCAAGGGCAGCAAGCTACCGAAGCAGGCCAATATGTTCCCGCATCAAAAGCCGTACCAGCCGACGGTGCAGGACCTTCACAACAACGGCCGGCTCTTCCCGCCGAACCATCTGCACGAAAGCTGGATGGACTATCTCTACTGGGATGTTGAACTGCAGCCGTAA